In Paenibacillus xylanilyticus, the genomic window CAAGCTGCCTCCGTACAAGATTCCACAGAAAATTGTCATTACGGAAGAGGGACTTGTGAGCTCGAGAATGAAGAAAGTCAGAACACCTGCAGCAGCTGATTCACCCATGGATGAAGTTGCAGCAGCGAGGGAAGAGACATCTGCAGCTTTGGAATCGGAATCGTCGTAAGCTTATATCCTAAGAAGAGGGATGTTGGATAGTTCATTAGGGTATTGGAACGCTTAATGGGGCCGCTTAAGAGATAAGGGCTGGACGTTATTCAACGTTCAGCCCTTTTTTGCCCAAAAGGAGAGCGGAATTAATGAATTTTAATGAATTGATTATTGCGATAATGGCATGTCGTCCTGTTCTTTCGTTTATCAAGAAATAGGGTGCACGGACGGTGAAATGCCTAAGTCTTAGACTGCTGCCATAGGAATAGTCAGGTGATCAGGCTTCTGCAGGTTGTTTCACTTCGAGCTGCAGCAGGGAGAAGCCGTAAGCTTCCAGTTTTACAGATAATCTGTTTTGTTTCGCTTCTATAGAAGTGGTCGTAAACAGGTCTCGCCAGACGCTTCGATCCGTCAGCGGCAGGTCTATATTGCAAGCTTCGTCACCAGCGTTCAGCACGATGAGGAAACGTTCCCCTGTGGCTGAATCCACTCGTTCCATTGCAATCACCGGATCTCCAGCTTCGGCATGGAGAATCTTCAACTCGGTGCTACGCAGTGCAGGGTGCTCCTTGCGGAGGGCAATCGTCTGCTTAAAGAAGTCGAGAAGCTCAAGATTCTGCTTGGTTTCATCCCACTCCATACATTTGCGGCAGCCAGGATCATATCCGCCATCCAGGCCAACTTCGTCTCCGTAATAGATGCAGGGTGCACCTGGGTACGTGAGAAGCAAAGTAACGGCAAGCTTCATCTTGCGGATATCCCCGTCGCACAGGGTGAGCAGTCTGGGTGTATCATGGCTGCCAAGCAGGTTGAAGGCAACTTCAGTCACAGGCTGGGAGTAGGCTGCGAGCAGCTTGCCGATCTCATTCGCGAAGCCAAGTCCATCCAGCTTGCCGTGAACTGCATAGTCCAGTACCGAGTTGGTGAATGGGTAGTTCATCACCGCATCGAACTGATCTCCCTGCAGCCACATCAGTGAATCATGCCAGATCTCGCCGAGCAAATAGGCGTCAGGCTTGATGGCTTTTACCGTTTGACGGAATTCACGCCAGAACTGATGATCCACCTCGTTGGCAACGTCCAGTCTCCATCCATCGATGTCCATTTCCTCAATCCAGTACCGCGCCACCTCTAGCAGATAGGCTTTAACCTCGGGATGCTCCGTATTCAGCTTGGGCATAAGCGGTTCGAAGGCAAAGGTATCGTAGGTCGGTATGCCATCTTCAATGCGTGGCGGCCAATCCCTGATGTAGAACCAGTCCGCATAGGGGGAAGCTGCCCCGTTCGCCAATACGTCAGCAAAAGGCGGGAACTCTCTGCCCGAATGGTTGAAGACCGCATCAAGCACAACCCGAATGCCGCGCTGATGACAGGCATCCACCAGCTCTTTCAGCTGTTCATTGGTCCCGAAATGAGGGTCCACCTTCATATAGTCGGCTGTATTGTACTTGTGATTGGTTGTAGCCTCGAACAGCGGGCAGAAGTAGATTGCATTCACGCCAAGCTGACTCAGATGATCCAGATGATCCAGCACACCCTGCAGATCACCCCCGAAGAAATTAACCGGTGTAGGCTCCCCACCCCAAGGCTCGGCGTTCTTCGGACTAATGGAAGGATCACCATTCGCATAGCGTTCAGGGAAAATCTGATAAAATACAGCGTCCTTGACCCAGGCAGGCGGTTCAAAAATGTCGACCGGATTCATAAATGGGAAATCGAAGAATTCCAGCGGATGTTCCGGCAGAGCTTCCTCGAATCCACGTTCGGTCATCCAGACATTTTTCTCGCCCTCGACCAGCTGGAAGCCGTAACGCAGTCTCCGGTAGGGAGGCTGGGTTTCGACTTCCCAATAATCGAACAGCTCATCCCGGGCGAAGATTCGCATCGGTGTGTGGGTGATGGTCTGCTCCCAGGCATATTTATCCCCGGTAATGGCAATAACCGCATCCAGATCTCCGCGTTTGGAACGCAGTCGCAGGTGCATGGTAGACCGGTCGTAGGCATAGGACCAGTTTAATTTGGGACGATGGTAAATGGCTTCAAGAATCATGTTGAATCACTCCTTATACGTTGAAATTCAGATGATATTCGGCCATGAAAACGCAAAAAAGGCACAACCTCCATTGTTCACGAGGTTGTACCTTTCGGCAGCATAGCCTTTTGATTATACGGCTATTATACGAATTATCCCGGCAAAAGAAAACACTTTTTTTTCCTGAAATCTCAATTTATTTAAATAGGAAGGCAGGTGGATGTGAATGCCTCTGCTCGGGCTTTTCGTCTAAAGTTTGCTTCATTAAAAATCGTAGCCCAGTTCTTGTGCGTAGGCTTGGATTTCTTTTTTGTATTGCTCCAGAATTTTAATGCCTGTGTCAATTTTGGCATTGCCTTGTTTCAGAAGGGCGCTATTTACTTTGGTTTTGGATACGGATTTCTTGAACAGCAGATAACCTTCAAGCTGTGCATAGCTTCCTTTGATCAGTTTGTTATGAATTTTTTGCAGCTCTGCGTTCTCTGGCTTGATCTGCTTCAGCATGGACACATACTTGGTGTAATTGGGAACCGCAGTATTGTTCAATTTCAGGAAGATGGATTTGCGGTTGGCGGATGTAACATACGTGCTGCCAATGGAATCCAGGGCTTTCTTTTCATAAACAGTTGTGCGATCAAGTGCATCCAGGTAGTTCAGGAAATCTTCCTCTTCAGCGCTAGGAATCGGCTCTTGTTCCGACGTGTCCACTTCCGTGTAGTTATCTTCCGAATATGTAGTGGTGGTGTCTTCCGCTGCAGCCGCATAGGAACCAGCAGGAGCGAATACCCCGCCCAGCAATACAAAACTCATAATAATCGATAATACCCAAGACCTCTTTTTCACGTTACATGTCCCCTATCTATAGATGTGATTTTATTCCAAGGGATAATCTAACATAGGATTACAAGAAATTACAGGAATAGTTTTACAAATATTTGGAGATCGGCGTTGTTTGCTTCAATTTGAATCGTTAGACTGATACTTCATATAGGTATAAAGGAATATCCATATGTTCAAATATGAACGCTCAGCTGAACATGTGTAGAGGCCATCAGGCACCCATAAAATTCTAATGTGGATTGTTCATATAATCTCACCAAAAAATGCATGAAATTAACGTACATAGAAACCATCAGATGATATAATCGGTTGGAGTATTCATGTCACGTCGAACCGTTTTTCGAAAAGGTTATCGGCGAAAGTCGTCATTGTAATGTAACCGCAATCATAAATACACACAGAAAGTGAGAATAGCGATGAACCAGAAAAAGCTTTTTAATGATGGGTGGCAATTTGCGAAAACCAAACTGGATGTTACGGACCCTGCGGGACTGGCATTCGAGCCTGTGGAGCTTCCTCATGATTGGCTGATCTATAATACGCTCGACCTGTACGAAGACAGCATTGGGTGGTACCGCAGGACATTCCCGTACACGAAGGATGATCAGCAGCTTCTGCTTTGTTTTGATGGCGTTTACATGAACTCTTCCGTATATGTGAACGGCCAGCTGGTCGGGGAGTGGAAATATGGCTATTCCGCGTTTGAACATGAAATCACGGATGCTTTGGTGGAAGGTGATAATGAAATTATTGTAAAAGTGGTGCATCAGAGTCCGAACAGCAGATGGTATTCCGGAGCCGGAATTTATCGCAATGTATGGCTCAAAACGAGAGACCGCAATCATATCGTGACGGATGGTATCTACGTATCCATCAAGCAGCAGCCAGAGGGCTGGCAGGTTGAACTGGATACGGAGCTGAATATCGATCAGAACGCACAGCTTGTGCATACGATCCGATATGCGGGTCAGGTTATTGCGACTAATACTGCGGAGGTTACGGCTGCTGCAGGTGGAGATACAGAAGTAACGGATCGTCAGCAGATCGTGGTGGAGAACCCAAAACTGTGGAGCACGGATGAACCGAATCTGTATGAACTGGTTACGGAACTGCAAGTGGTGCATGCGGACCAGCATGCACAGACGCTTGAATCGGTATCGCAGCGAATTGGCTTCAGGGACATCCAGCTCGATCCGAACGAAGGCTTCCATCTGAACGGGGTCAAGATGAAAATGAACGGCGTGTGTGAACACCATGACCTGGGCGCACTGGGGGCGGCTTTCAACCTGACGGCACTTCGCAGAAGGTTCAACCTGCTGCGGGAGATGGGCGTCAATGCGATCCGGACCGCGCACAATATGCCTGCCAAGGAGTTGATGGAGCTCGCAGATGAGATGGGAATGCTGATCGTTTCGGAAGCCTTCGACATGTGGGAAAGATCCAAGACGCCTTATGACTATGCGAGATTTTTCCCGGAATGGGCGCACACGGATGTGAAAAGCTGGGTGAAGCGTGACCGCAACCATCCAAGTCTGGTCATGTGGAGTATCGGGAATGAAATCTATGATACCCATGCGGATGAACGGGGACAGGAAGTAACACGAATGCTGATGGAGTATGTACTGGAATTCGATCCAAAAGGCAACGCAGGCGTAACCATCGGTTCCAACTACATGCCTTGGGAAAATGCGCAAAAATGCGCGGATATCGTGAAGCTGGCAGGCTACAACTATGCGGAGAAATATTACGACAAGCATCACGAGGAGCACCCGGACTGGATCATCTACGGTAGTGAAACATCATCTGTGGTGCAGAGCCGCGGGATCTATCACTTCCCGTTCGAGCAATCCATCCTGGCAGATGATGACGAGCAGTGCTCCGCACTGGGCAACAGTACGACAAGCTGGGGTGCGAAGTCTGCAGAATACTGCATTTTAGCGGAAAGGGATCGACCGTATTCACTGGGGCAATTCCTGTGGACGGGGTTCGATTATATCGGAGAGCCGACGCCATACCATACGAAGAATTCATATTTTGGACAGCTGGACACGGCAACGTTCCCCAAAGACTCCTACTACATCTATCAAGCAGCCTGGACCGATTACAAAACAAGCCCGATGGTGCACCTGTTCCCTTACTGGGATTTCAGCCCTGGTCAGCTGATTGATGTACGCGTGTGCAGTAATGCGCCGAAAATCGAATTGCAGCTGAACGGCAACACGATCGGCACGTATGATATTGATCATGCGAACGGAACCCAGCTGGTTGGCTGGTGGAAAGTGCCGTATGAAGAGGGCGAGCTGAAAGCGATCGCCTATGATGAGAACGGGGAAATTATCGCAACGGATGTACAGCGATCTTATACGGACGCACAGAAGGTTCGTCTGCAAGCAGATAAAGAGCAGCTGCAAGCGAATGGAACTGATCTTATTTTCGTGGAAATTCAAGTGGAAGATGAAGCAGGCAATCCCGTGCAAAATGCAAACAATCGTGTACAAGTTAAGGTGACTGGTGCAGGACGACTGCTTGGTCTGGATAACGGGGACAGCACGGACTATGATCCGTACAAAGGTCTGAGCAGAAGATTGTTCAGCGGCAAGCTGATGGCAATCATCGGGGCAACACATGAACCGGGCAGCATCCGGATCGAAGTAACCTCCGAAGGACTCCAGGGTGCAGCAGCCGAGTTTGAATCGAAGGCAGTGGATAGCGAAGTCATGAGTGCGTCCGCATCCGTTGCGACTCAAGGACAAACCGTGTTAACCGAGAACGAAGAACGTCCAGTCCTCACCGGACATGTGCAAGAGATTCCTTTGCGAAAAATCGAGATTATCAGTGAAGCCGGGCAAGCCTTCGATCCGTCGATCCAGGAGATGGTGGTTACCGCCAAGCTGTATCCTGAGAACACGTCGTACCGTGACATTGAATGGGCTGTGGTCAACGATGCCGGTATTGAGTCCAACATTGCAAAGGTCGAAGCGAACGGTCTGGAAGTACGCGTATCAGCGTTGGGTGATGGCGAATTCCGCCTTCGTGCAACGAGCAGCAATGGTACGGACAAAACCAAGCTGATCTCGCAGCTTGAATTCAAAGCAACGGGTCTGGGCACAGCCTACAAAGATCCGTACGGCTTCATTACTGGTGGATTGTACGATTACACCAAAGGCGATGTCGGTAACGGCAACGAACGCGGTGTAGCGACAAGTCGTGATGGGGAGACGCATGTCGGA contains:
- a CDS encoding glycoside hydrolase family 2 TIM barrel-domain containing protein, translating into MNQKKLFNDGWQFAKTKLDVTDPAGLAFEPVELPHDWLIYNTLDLYEDSIGWYRRTFPYTKDDQQLLLCFDGVYMNSSVYVNGQLVGEWKYGYSAFEHEITDALVEGDNEIIVKVVHQSPNSRWYSGAGIYRNVWLKTRDRNHIVTDGIYVSIKQQPEGWQVELDTELNIDQNAQLVHTIRYAGQVIATNTAEVTAAAGGDTEVTDRQQIVVENPKLWSTDEPNLYELVTELQVVHADQHAQTLESVSQRIGFRDIQLDPNEGFHLNGVKMKMNGVCEHHDLGALGAAFNLTALRRRFNLLREMGVNAIRTAHNMPAKELMELADEMGMLIVSEAFDMWERSKTPYDYARFFPEWAHTDVKSWVKRDRNHPSLVMWSIGNEIYDTHADERGQEVTRMLMEYVLEFDPKGNAGVTIGSNYMPWENAQKCADIVKLAGYNYAEKYYDKHHEEHPDWIIYGSETSSVVQSRGIYHFPFEQSILADDDEQCSALGNSTTSWGAKSAEYCILAERDRPYSLGQFLWTGFDYIGEPTPYHTKNSYFGQLDTATFPKDSYYIYQAAWTDYKTSPMVHLFPYWDFSPGQLIDVRVCSNAPKIELQLNGNTIGTYDIDHANGTQLVGWWKVPYEEGELKAIAYDENGEIIATDVQRSYTDAQKVRLQADKEQLQANGTDLIFVEIQVEDEAGNPVQNANNRVQVKVTGAGRLLGLDNGDSTDYDPYKGLSRRLFSGKLMAIIGATHEPGSIRIEVTSEGLQGAAAEFESKAVDSEVMSASASVATQGQTVLTENEERPVLTGHVQEIPLRKIEIISEAGQAFDPSIQEMVVTAKLYPENTSYRDIEWAVVNDAGIESNIAKVEANGLEVRVSALGDGEFRLRATSSNGTDKTKLISQLEFKATGLGTAYKDPYGFITGGLYDYTKGDVGNGNERGVATSRDGETHVGFRNIDFGPYGSDTITIPIFALSSEDYFLQIWEGMPDEEGSTLLADVVYQKESRWNVYQEETYQLSKRLSGITSICFVLKQKIHIKGFSFERQSRAFEQNTAVSCDHLYGDTFSIQDEYVEGIGNNVSLEFENMDFTAEGTSKLVIYGRSPIDKNTIHIRFAGEAGQSNQLVEFMHSEGYEERVFELEQVSGVQKVTFIFLPGSQFDFGWFRFEK
- a CDS encoding alpha-glycosidase; the protein is MILEAIYHRPKLNWSYAYDRSTMHLRLRSKRGDLDAVIAITGDKYAWEQTITHTPMRIFARDELFDYWEVETQPPYRRLRYGFQLVEGEKNVWMTERGFEEALPEHPLEFFDFPFMNPVDIFEPPAWVKDAVFYQIFPERYANGDPSISPKNAEPWGGEPTPVNFFGGDLQGVLDHLDHLSQLGVNAIYFCPLFEATTNHKYNTADYMKVDPHFGTNEQLKELVDACHQRGIRVVLDAVFNHSGREFPPFADVLANGAASPYADWFYIRDWPPRIEDGIPTYDTFAFEPLMPKLNTEHPEVKAYLLEVARYWIEEMDIDGWRLDVANEVDHQFWREFRQTVKAIKPDAYLLGEIWHDSLMWLQGDQFDAVMNYPFTNSVLDYAVHGKLDGLGFANEIGKLLAAYSQPVTEVAFNLLGSHDTPRLLTLCDGDIRKMKLAVTLLLTYPGAPCIYYGDEVGLDGGYDPGCRKCMEWDETKQNLELLDFFKQTIALRKEHPALRSTELKILHAEAGDPVIAMERVDSATGERFLIVLNAGDEACNIDLPLTDRSVWRDLFTTTSIEAKQNRLSVKLEAYGFSLLQLEVKQPAEA